Genomic window (Pradoshia sp. D12):
GCAAATTTAATAGATAATATATGATATAAAAGATGTATATAAAGGAATTCTCAAGAATACCAGTTATGGAGTGATTAGATGCTTGATAATAAGAAGATACTTGTTTGTGTAACAGGAGGTATTGCTGTATACAAATCGGCCGCCTTAACAAGTAAACTTGTTCAGGCCGGTGCGCAAGTAAAGGTAATAATGAGTGAATCAGCAACTAAATTCGTGATGCCGTTAACTTTTCAGGCTTTATCCAAAAACGATGTTTATATAGATACATTCGACGAGAAAATCCCTGGTAAAATCGCACATATTGAGCTCGCTGACTGGGCGGATGTCATTCTGGTTGCACCTGCTACAGCCAATATTATAGGGAAATTGGCAAATGGAATTGCCGATGATATGATTTCTACTACCTTGCTGGCAGCAACGGCGCCTGTTATGATTGCCCCGGCTATGAATGTCCATATGTATCACCATAAAGCTGTACAGCGAAATATGGCGCAGCTACGGGAAGATGGCTATTTATTTATGGAGCCTTCAGAAGGCTATTTAGCCTGTGGGTATGTTGGTAAGGGAAGGCTGGAAGAACCCGAAACAATTGTTGCTAATTTAGAAGATTTTTTTGCTGAAGAAAAGAAATCATTAAGTGGCAGAAAAGTCCTGATTACAGCTGGTCCAACCCGTGAACGAATCGACCCGGTACGTTATATATCCAATTTTTCGAGCGGTAAAATGGGATATGCTTTAGCGGAGGTGGCAAGAAGCATGGGAGCTGAGGTTACATTGGTGTCAGGCCCGGTGTCATTGGACGCTCCTGCAGGTGTCAAAGTAATTAAAGTAGAAAGTGCTTCCGAAATGTATGAAGCGGTAATGGATGTAATGGATAAGCAGCATATTATTATTGGTACAGCTGCTGTAGCTGATTATAAACCAGCTGTTTATGAGAATCAAAAGGTGAAGAAACAAGCAGGCGACAGTACGCTTGAACTGACTCGTACAAAGGATATTCTCCGAGAGGTTGGTAAGAGAAAAACAAACCAAATCTTGATAGGTTTTGCAGCTGAAACGAATGATTTGGATGAGTATGCAAAGAAAAAGCTGGTTAAGAAAAATGCTGATATGATTGTCGCTAATAATGTGACCCATGAAGGTGCCGGGTTCGGAACGGATACCAATATTGTTACCTTATATAAAAAGGATGGCAGTTTCAGAGAACTTCCTTTACTAAGTAAAGCTGAAGTTGCCAAAGAAATATTGAAAGAAATAGAATCACTGCAAGTAAATGAGGATCACTCTTTATGATAGCAGAAGTAATCGTAGATGTACCGGCCCAGCAAACGGACCGTCCATTCGATTATAAAATCCCGGAAAAATGGGCCGGCATTATTCGTGAGGGAATGCGAGTGACAGTTCCTTTTGGTCCAAGGAAGTTGCTTGGCTTCGTCGTAAGAATAAAGGAGCATACAGAAGTAAAGGGCTTAAAATCAATCAGCAGTTTATTAGATATTGAACCAGCGCTAAATAAAGAATTATTGGATGTAGGACATTGGCTCGCGGATGAGACGATGTGTTTTAAAATATCAGCATTCCAGGCAATGCTTCCAGCAGCATTGAAAGCAAAGTATGAAAAACAAATCCGGCTTGCTCCAGGTAAGCAGACAAATGATCTCCCAATACAAATCCAGTATTTGTTCAGTAAAGCGGAAGCCGTCAGCTGGATTAAGATTCAAAATGACGAGCTTTTGTCCTGTATAAAGACTGAAATTGACAATGGAAATCTTGAAATTACTGTTCAGGTATCTGATAAAACAAAAATAAAAAAGCAAAAATATATAGCGTCATTGCTAACAAGGAACGAGTTGCTTGAACAATTAGACCACTTAAATGCGAATGCCAGCAATCAGAAAAAACTAGTATCCTATCTTGTAGAACATCCTGGAGAGCAATTGCTGGCAAAAGTGCTGGAAGAAACGAATATTAACAGTTCCTCTGCCATCAAACCTCTTGTTTCAAAAGGAATCGTTCAGATTACTGAGAAAGAGGAATATCGTAATCCATATGCGGAAGGCCAATTTACAAAGGATCAATGCCTGAAGTTA
Coding sequences:
- the coaBC gene encoding bifunctional phosphopantothenoylcysteine decarboxylase/phosphopantothenate--cysteine ligase CoaBC; its protein translation is MLDNKKILVCVTGGIAVYKSAALTSKLVQAGAQVKVIMSESATKFVMPLTFQALSKNDVYIDTFDEKIPGKIAHIELADWADVILVAPATANIIGKLANGIADDMISTTLLAATAPVMIAPAMNVHMYHHKAVQRNMAQLREDGYLFMEPSEGYLACGYVGKGRLEEPETIVANLEDFFAEEKKSLSGRKVLITAGPTRERIDPVRYISNFSSGKMGYALAEVARSMGAEVTLVSGPVSLDAPAGVKVIKVESASEMYEAVMDVMDKQHIIIGTAAVADYKPAVYENQKVKKQAGDSTLELTRTKDILREVGKRKTNQILIGFAAETNDLDEYAKKKLVKKNADMIVANNVTHEGAGFGTDTNIVTLYKKDGSFRELPLLSKAEVAKEILKEIESLQVNEDHSL